One Pseudomonas sp. HOU2 genomic window carries:
- the alaS gene encoding alanine--tRNA ligase has product MKSAEIREAFLRFFEEQGHTRVASSSLIPGNDPTLLFTNAGMNQFKDCFLGQEKRAYTRATSSQKCVRAGGKNSDLENVGYTARHHTFFEMLGNFSFGDYFKHDAITFAWTFLTGVLKLPKEKLWVTVYASDDEAYDIWTKQIGVPVERMIRIGDNKGAPYASDNFWTMGDTGPCGPCTEIFYDHGDHIWGGPPGSPEEDGDRYIEIWNNVFMQFNRTADGVLHPLPAPSVDTGMGLERISAVMQHVNSNYDIDLFKNLLKASAEAIGCENGDQSSLKVVSDHIRSCGFLIADGVLPSNEGRGYVLRRIIRRACRHGNKLGATGSFFYKIVAALVAEMGEAFPELKSQQSNIERVLKAEEEQFSKTLEHGLKILEQDLLELKGTVVPGDVVFKLYDTYGFPMDLTADIARERGLTVDEVGFEREMEAQRVRARSASSFGLDYNTLVKVDVATEFTGYKDTSGSAKIVAIYKDGQSVDVLNEGEEAVIVLNQTPFYAESGGQIGDCGFLQAGSARFDVRDTTKTGGAFLHHGVLDSGSLTIGAPVETHVDAEVRHATSLNHSATHLLHAALRQVLGEHVQQKGSLVDSQRLRFDFSHFEAIKPEQIKALEDIVNAEIRKNSAVETEETDIETAKQKGAMALFGEKYGDNVRVLSMGGDFSVELCGGIHANRTGDIGLLKIISEGGVASGVRRIEAVTGAAALAYLNAAEEQLKEAANLVKGSRDNLIDKLSAVLERNRALEKQLEQLQAKAASAAGDDLSNSAVDVKGVKVLAARLDGQDGKALLALVDQLKNKLGRAVILLGSVHEEKVVLVAGVTKDLTGQLKAGDLMKQAAAAVGGKGGGRPDMAQGGGVDAGALDGALALTVPFVEQGL; this is encoded by the coding sequence ATGAAAAGCGCAGAAATCCGTGAAGCCTTCCTTCGCTTCTTCGAAGAGCAAGGCCACACCCGTGTAGCCTCCAGCTCTTTGATTCCGGGCAACGACCCAACCCTGCTGTTCACCAACGCGGGGATGAACCAGTTCAAGGACTGCTTCCTGGGCCAGGAAAAGCGCGCGTACACCCGCGCAACCAGCAGCCAGAAGTGCGTGCGTGCCGGTGGCAAGAACAGCGACCTGGAAAACGTCGGTTATACCGCTCGTCACCACACCTTCTTCGAAATGCTCGGTAACTTCAGCTTCGGTGACTATTTCAAGCACGACGCGATTACCTTCGCCTGGACCTTCCTGACCGGCGTTCTGAAACTGCCGAAGGAAAAACTCTGGGTCACCGTTTACGCCTCCGACGACGAAGCGTATGACATCTGGACCAAGCAGATCGGCGTGCCGGTCGAGCGCATGATCCGCATCGGCGACAACAAAGGTGCGCCTTACGCGTCCGACAACTTCTGGACCATGGGCGATACCGGCCCGTGCGGCCCGTGCACCGAGATTTTCTACGATCACGGCGACCACATCTGGGGCGGCCCACCGGGTTCGCCGGAAGAAGACGGCGACCGTTACATCGAGATCTGGAACAACGTGTTCATGCAGTTCAACCGCACCGCCGATGGCGTGTTGCATCCGTTGCCAGCGCCGTCGGTCGACACCGGCATGGGCCTGGAGCGGATCAGTGCGGTGATGCAGCACGTCAATTCCAACTACGACATTGACCTGTTCAAGAACCTGCTGAAGGCCTCGGCCGAAGCGATCGGTTGCGAAAATGGCGATCAATCGTCGCTCAAAGTGGTGTCCGACCACATCCGTTCTTGCGGCTTCCTGATTGCCGACGGCGTGCTGCCGTCCAACGAAGGTCGCGGTTATGTGCTGCGCCGGATCATTCGTCGCGCCTGCCGTCACGGCAACAAGCTGGGCGCTACCGGCAGCTTCTTCTACAAGATCGTCGCGGCGCTGGTCGCCGAGATGGGCGAAGCCTTCCCGGAACTGAAGTCGCAGCAGAGCAACATCGAGCGCGTACTGAAGGCTGAAGAAGAGCAGTTCTCCAAGACCCTGGAGCACGGTTTGAAGATCCTCGAGCAGGATCTGCTGGAACTCAAAGGCACCGTGGTGCCGGGCGACGTGGTGTTCAAACTCTACGACACCTACGGTTTCCCGATGGATCTTACGGCTGACATCGCTCGCGAGCGCGGCCTGACCGTCGACGAGGTCGGCTTTGAACGTGAAATGGAAGCCCAGCGTGTTCGTGCGCGTTCCGCCAGCTCGTTCGGTCTGGACTACAACACCCTGGTCAAGGTGGATGTGGCCACCGAGTTCACCGGCTACAAAGACACCAGTGGTTCGGCAAAAATCGTCGCCATCTATAAAGATGGCCAGTCGGTCGACGTCTTGAATGAAGGCGAAGAGGCGGTGATCGTGCTGAACCAGACGCCGTTCTACGCTGAGTCCGGCGGTCAGATCGGCGACTGCGGTTTCCTCCAGGCGGGCAGCGCGCGTTTCGACGTCCGTGACACCACCAAGACCGGCGGCGCGTTCCTGCACCACGGCGTGCTGGATTCGGGCAGCCTGACCATCGGCGCGCCAGTGGAAACCCACGTCGATGCCGAGGTGCGTCACGCGACTTCGCTGAACCACTCGGCCACGCACCTGCTGCACGCTGCGCTGCGTCAGGTACTGGGCGAGCACGTTCAGCAGAAGGGTTCGTTGGTGGATAGCCAGCGTCTGCGCTTCGACTTCAGCCACTTTGAAGCGATCAAGCCTGAGCAGATCAAGGCGCTGGAAGACATCGTCAACGCCGAGATCCGCAAGAACTCCGCGGTTGAAACCGAAGAGACCGACATCGAGACCGCCAAGCAGAAAGGCGCGATGGCGCTGTTCGGCGAGAAGTACGGCGACAACGTGCGCGTGCTGAGCATGGGCGGCGATTTCTCCGTCGAGCTGTGTGGCGGTATCCACGCCAACCGTACCGGCGACATCGGCCTGCTGAAAATCATCAGCGAAGGCGGTGTGGCATCGGGCGTGCGTCGTATCGAGGCAGTCACCGGTGCTGCGGCACTGGCCTACTTGAACGCTGCTGAAGAACAACTCAAGGAAGCGGCCAACCTGGTCAAAGGTAGCCGCGACAATCTGATCGACAAGCTGTCGGCTGTGCTGGAGCGCAACCGCGCGCTGGAAAAGCAACTCGAGCAGTTGCAGGCCAAGGCCGCCAGCGCCGCGGGCGACGATCTGTCGAACTCGGCAGTCGACGTCAAAGGCGTGAAGGTTCTGGCCGCACGTCTGGATGGTCAGGACGGCAAGGCGCTGCTGGCGCTGGTCGATCAGCTGAAAAACAAACTC
- the astB gene encoding N-succinylarginine dihydrolase codes for MKSYEVNFDGLVGPTHNYGGLSYGNVASQSNSQQSSNPKEAALQGLAKMKALMEMGFQQGVLAPQERPDVAALRRLGFSGTDAQVIERAAKEAMPLLVASCSASSMWVANAATVSPSADTADGRVHFTAANLNCKYHRSIEHPTTSRVLGAMFADQQHFAHHAALPAVAQFGDEGAANHTRFCREYGEAGVEFFVFGRSAFDTRYPAPQKYPARQTLEASQAVARLHGLRDEGVVYAQQNPAVIDQGVFHNDVIAVGNGEVLFYHEDAFLDTEQMLAELQGKLAKVGGKFQSVCVPRSAVTVDDAVRSYLFNSQLLSRPDGSMLLIVPEECRGNERVWNYLQGLTSSGGLIREVKVFDLKQSMQNGGGPACLRLRVALNETELAAVNPGVIMTAPLYGSLTAWVEKHYRDRLSESDLADPQLLLECRTALDELTQILKLGAVYPFQIN; via the coding sequence ATGAAATCCTATGAAGTCAATTTTGACGGTCTAGTGGGGCCGACCCATAACTACGGTGGTCTGTCCTACGGCAACGTTGCGTCCCAGAGCAACAGCCAGCAGTCCTCGAACCCGAAGGAAGCGGCGCTGCAAGGTCTGGCGAAAATGAAAGCGCTGATGGAAATGGGCTTTCAGCAAGGCGTGCTGGCGCCGCAGGAGCGTCCGGACGTGGCCGCTCTGCGCCGTCTGGGTTTCAGCGGCACCGACGCGCAAGTGATCGAGCGCGCCGCGAAAGAAGCCATGCCGTTGCTGGTCGCAAGCTGCTCGGCGTCGAGCATGTGGGTGGCCAACGCCGCCACGGTCAGCCCGAGTGCCGACACCGCTGATGGCCGCGTGCACTTCACCGCCGCCAACCTCAATTGCAAATACCACCGCAGCATCGAACACCCGACCACCAGTCGTGTGCTCGGTGCGATGTTTGCCGATCAGCAACACTTCGCCCATCACGCCGCGTTGCCGGCGGTGGCGCAGTTCGGTGACGAAGGCGCGGCCAACCACACGCGTTTCTGCCGTGAGTACGGCGAGGCCGGTGTCGAGTTCTTCGTGTTCGGGCGCAGTGCGTTCGACACCCGTTACCCGGCGCCGCAGAAGTACCCGGCGCGCCAGACCCTGGAAGCGTCGCAAGCGGTGGCGCGTCTGCACGGTCTGCGTGACGAGGGCGTGGTTTATGCGCAGCAGAACCCGGCGGTGATCGATCAGGGCGTATTCCACAACGACGTGATCGCGGTGGGTAACGGCGAGGTGCTGTTCTATCACGAGGACGCGTTCCTCGACACCGAGCAGATGCTGGCCGAGCTGCAGGGCAAACTGGCCAAGGTTGGCGGCAAGTTCCAGTCGGTCTGCGTGCCGCGTTCGGCGGTCACCGTGGACGACGCGGTGCGCTCCTACCTGTTCAACAGCCAGTTGCTGTCGCGTCCTGACGGCTCGATGCTGCTGATCGTGCCGGAAGAATGCCGTGGCAACGAACGCGTGTGGAACTACCTGCAAGGTCTGACCAGCTCCGGCGGTCTGATCCGCGAAGTCAAAGTCTTCGACCTCAAGCAAAGCATGCAGAACGGCGGTGGCCCGGCGTGCCTGCGACTGCGCGTCGCGCTCAACGAAACCGAGCTGGCGGCGGTCAACCCAGGGGTTATCATGACGGCCCCGTTGTACGGTTCGTTGACCGCATGGGTTGAAAAGCACTACCGCGACCGCCTGAGCGAAAGCGATCTGGCGGACCCGCAGTTGCTGCTTGAATGCCGGACGGCACTGGATGAACTGACGCAAATCCTTAAACTGGGCGCGGTTTATCCCTTCCAGATCAATTGA
- a CDS encoding topoisomerase II, protein MSDSLQLILEDTDGKQLETSCTRVAVMWQGRELWIQQDGRGQLLIGVDVEEGDEEYANLLLRPLATNLVSLQLEMEPAEVGDEDHVHGPDCNHDH, encoded by the coding sequence ATGAGCGATTCCCTGCAGCTGATCCTTGAAGACACCGACGGCAAGCAACTGGAAACTTCCTGCACCCGCGTCGCGGTCATGTGGCAAGGCAGAGAGCTGTGGATCCAGCAGGACGGCCGTGGCCAGCTGTTGATCGGTGTGGACGTCGAGGAAGGTGACGAAGAGTACGCCAACCTCCTGCTGCGCCCATTGGCAACTAATCTGGTAAGTCTGCAACTGGAAATGGAACCGGCTGAAGTCGGCGACGAAGATCACGTGCACGGCCCGGATTGCAACCACGATCACTAA
- the astE gene encoding succinylglutamate desuccinylase: MLALGKLLELTLAGREPAEKTQLTVEGVRMRWLSEGALEVRPPEARDNGLDLLLSAGIHGNETAPIELLDRLLHDIARGDLKPRARILFLFGNPEAIRKGERFVEQDVNRLFNGRHEQTSGSEAIRACELERLAASFFSLPDRQRLHYDLHTAIRGSKIEQFALYPWKDGRQHSRRELARLRAAGMEAVLLQNKPSIVFSSYTYDKLGAEAFTLELGKARPFGQNEGVDVSRLETRLKQIIEGNEPDLAAEGLDGLQLFSVAREIIKHSDAFRLNLPADIENFSELDVGYVLAEDLANTRWIIEEEGARIIFPNPKVKNGLRAGILIVPTTDEHLA, encoded by the coding sequence ATGCTCGCCCTCGGCAAACTGCTTGAACTGACCCTCGCCGGCCGCGAACCGGCGGAGAAGACTCAACTGACTGTCGAAGGCGTGCGTATGCGCTGGTTGAGCGAGGGTGCGCTGGAAGTCCGGCCGCCCGAAGCGCGTGACAATGGCCTGGACCTGCTGCTGTCGGCAGGCATCCATGGCAATGAAACAGCGCCAATCGAATTGCTCGACCGCCTGCTGCATGACATCGCTCGCGGCGATCTGAAGCCGCGTGCACGCATTCTGTTCCTGTTCGGCAACCCGGAAGCGATCCGCAAGGGCGAGCGCTTCGTCGAGCAGGACGTCAATCGGCTGTTCAACGGCCGGCATGAACAAACCAGCGGTTCCGAAGCCATCCGCGCCTGTGAGCTGGAACGTCTGGCGGCGAGTTTCTTCAGCCTGCCGGACCGTCAGCGTCTGCACTACGACCTGCACACCGCCATTCGTGGTTCGAAGATCGAACAGTTCGCGCTGTACCCGTGGAAGGACGGTCGTCAGCATTCGCGCCGCGAACTGGCACGTTTACGCGCTGCCGGCATGGAAGCGGTACTGCTGCAGAACAAGCCGTCGATCGTGTTCAGCTCCTACACCTACGACAAGCTCGGCGCCGAGGCTTTCACCCTGGAGCTGGGCAAGGCACGGCCGTTCGGACAGAACGAAGGGGTGGATGTGTCGCGGCTGGAAACCCGTCTGAAGCAGATCATCGAGGGCAATGAGCCGGATCTGGCGGCAGAGGGGCTGGATGGATTGCAGCTGTTCAGCGTCGCCCGGGAAATCATCAAGCACAGCGATGCATTCCGCCTGAACCTGCCGGCGGACATCGAAAACTTTTCCGAGCTGGATGTGGGTTATGTGCTGGCCGAAGACCTGGCCAATACCCGCTGGATCATCGAGGAAGAGGGCGCGCGGATCATTTTCCCTAATCCCAAGGTCAAGAACGGCTTGCGTGCGGGCATCCTGATCGTACCGACCACCGACGAACATCTCGCCTGA
- the ltaE gene encoding low-specificity L-threonine aldolase, whose product MSVIDLRSDTVTQPTPAMLDAMTAAATGDDVYGEDPTVNRLEAELAKRLGFAAALFVPTGTMSNLLGLMAHCERGDEYIVGQQAHTYKYEGGGAAVLGSIQPQPLEVQADGSLDLDQVAAAIKPDDFHFARTRLLALENTMQGKVLPLDYLARARRFTQDKGLQLHLDGARLYNAAVKLGVDAREITQHFDSVSVCLSKGLGAPVGSVLCGTEQLIGKARRLRKMVGGGMRQAGLLAAAGLYALDHHVERLADDHANAQFLAEGLREAGFSVEPVQTNMVYVQMGDQAEALKAFAAERGIKLSAAARLRMVTHMDVSRSQIEQVIATFVEFSRK is encoded by the coding sequence ATGAGCGTTATCGATCTTCGCAGCGACACCGTCACCCAACCGACTCCTGCCATGCTCGACGCGATGACTGCGGCGGCCACCGGTGACGATGTGTACGGCGAAGATCCGACGGTCAATCGTCTGGAGGCGGAATTGGCAAAGCGTCTGGGTTTCGCCGCCGCGCTGTTCGTGCCGACCGGCACCATGAGCAATCTGCTGGGACTGATGGCGCACTGCGAACGTGGCGACGAATACATCGTCGGCCAGCAGGCGCACACCTATAAGTACGAAGGCGGTGGCGCGGCGGTACTCGGTTCGATCCAGCCGCAACCGCTGGAGGTGCAGGCCGACGGTTCGCTGGATCTGGATCAGGTCGCTGCGGCGATCAAGCCCGATGACTTCCACTTCGCCCGTACCCGGCTGCTGGCGCTGGAAAACACCATGCAGGGCAAAGTGCTGCCGCTGGATTATCTGGCCCGAGCGCGCCGATTCACTCAGGATAAAGGCTTGCAACTGCACCTCGACGGCGCGCGCCTGTACAACGCGGCGGTCAAGCTGGGCGTCGATGCCCGCGAGATCACGCAACATTTTGATTCGGTGTCGGTGTGCCTGTCCAAGGGGCTTGGCGCGCCGGTCGGCTCGGTGCTGTGTGGCACTGAGCAACTGATTGGCAAGGCCCGCCGCCTGCGCAAAATGGTCGGCGGCGGCATGCGTCAGGCCGGGTTGCTGGCAGCGGCGGGGCTGTATGCGCTGGATCACCACGTCGAGCGCCTGGCGGATGACCATGCCAACGCGCAGTTTTTGGCTGAAGGCTTGCGCGAAGCCGGGTTCAGCGTCGAGCCGGTGCAGACCAACATGGTTTACGTGCAAATGGGCGATCAGGCTGAAGCGCTCAAGGCGTTTGCCGCCGAACGCGGGATCAAGTTGAGCGCCGCGGCGCGCTTGCGCATGGTCACGCACATGGACGTCAGTCGCTCGCAAATCGAGCAAGTGATCGCGACATTCGTCGAGTTTTCGCGCAAGTGA
- a CDS encoding 6,7-dimethyl-8-ribityllumazine synthase, translating into MQPTAIDSKTKHPHGERVAFIQACWHKEIVDQSRKGFVAEMLAQGYQESDIDFFEVGGAFEMPLHAKLLAKTGRYAGIVAAALVVDGGIYRHEFVAQSVVSGLMQVQLETEVPVFSVSLTPHHFHAGDEHQKFFFEHFVHKGQEAARTCADTLQKVRALRRTEPRAVAV; encoded by the coding sequence ATGCAACCCACCGCTATCGACAGCAAAACCAAACACCCTCACGGCGAGCGCGTTGCGTTCATCCAGGCCTGCTGGCACAAGGAAATCGTCGACCAGAGCCGTAAAGGCTTCGTCGCCGAGATGCTGGCCCAGGGTTATCAGGAATCGGACATCGATTTCTTCGAAGTCGGCGGCGCCTTTGAAATGCCCCTGCACGCCAAGTTGCTGGCCAAGACCGGTCGTTACGCCGGTATCGTCGCCGCAGCCCTGGTGGTGGACGGCGGCATCTACCGTCACGAGTTCGTCGCCCAGTCAGTGGTCAGCGGCCTGATGCAGGTGCAGCTGGAAACCGAAGTGCCGGTGTTCTCGGTGTCCCTGACCCCGCACCACTTCCATGCCGGTGACGAACATCAGAAGTTCTTCTTCGAACACTTCGTGCACAAGGGTCAGGAAGCGGCGCGCACTTGCGCGGATACGTTGCAGAAGGTTCGTGCGTTGCGTCGCACAGAGCCGCGTGCAGTCGCCGTCTGA